In Paenibacillus larvae subsp. larvae, the following proteins share a genomic window:
- the pflB gene encoding formate C-acetyltransferase, whose product MAIEEKEVKQVSQDAWRSFKKGTWMKEIDVNNFIEENITPYHGNEDFLAGATENTAKLWKIVSELTKKERENGGVLDVDVNTPSTITSHAPGFLDKELEKVVGVQTDEPFKRSIQPFGGIKMMKDACDAYGFKLPEEIIHLFTEIRKTHNQGVFDAYTPEMRAARRSGIITGLPDAYGRGRIIGDYRRVALYGLDQLIQFKKEDLAQLEVDMMTADVIRDREEISEQIRALGELKQMAASYGFDISKPANNAQEAFQWLYFAYLAAIKEQNGAAMSLGRVSSFLDIYVERDLKEGLLTEEQAQELVDHFVMKLRIVKFLRTPDYNELFSGDPTWVTESIGGMSLSGETRVTRNSFRFLHTLYNLGPAPEPNLTVLWSTKLPEAFKKYCTKVSIETSSIQYENDDLMRPHYGDDYGIACCVSAMRIGKQMQFFGARANLAKCLLYAINGGKDEKSGVQVAPQFIPITSEVLDYEEVIGKYHQMMEWLAKLYVNTLNIIHYMHDKYCYERIEMALHDREILRTMACGVAGLSVVADSLSAIKYAKVRPIRNEQGIAVDFEIEGEFPMYGNNDDRVDSIAVEIVETFMNMIRKHHTYRNSLPTQSILTITSNVVYGKKTGTTPDGRKAGEPFAPGANPMHGRDKKGALASLSSVAKLPYDYSLDGISNTFSIVPKALGKELNDRRSNLVSMMDGYFGSGAHHLNVNVFDREQLIDAMEHPENYPQLTIRVSGYAVNFIKLTKEQQLDVINRTFHGSM is encoded by the coding sequence ATGGCTATTGAAGAAAAAGAAGTAAAACAAGTTTCTCAGGATGCTTGGCGTTCGTTTAAAAAAGGTACCTGGATGAAAGAAATCGATGTGAATAACTTCATCGAAGAAAACATCACACCTTACCATGGCAATGAAGATTTCCTTGCCGGCGCCACAGAGAATACGGCAAAACTTTGGAAAATCGTTTCCGAGTTAACCAAAAAAGAACGTGAAAACGGCGGGGTTCTGGATGTTGATGTCAACACTCCTTCCACCATTACTTCCCATGCACCGGGCTTTTTGGACAAAGAGCTGGAAAAAGTGGTAGGGGTTCAAACCGATGAGCCTTTCAAACGCTCCATCCAGCCATTCGGCGGCATCAAAATGATGAAGGATGCCTGTGATGCCTATGGATTTAAACTTCCGGAAGAAATCATCCACTTGTTTACGGAAATCCGCAAAACCCATAATCAGGGTGTCTTTGATGCCTATACCCCTGAAATGAGAGCAGCGCGCAGATCCGGTATCATTACTGGACTTCCCGATGCCTATGGCCGTGGGCGGATTATTGGTGACTATCGTCGCGTAGCTTTATACGGGCTAGATCAGTTGATTCAATTCAAAAAAGAGGACTTGGCTCAACTTGAAGTGGATATGATGACGGCTGATGTTATCCGCGACCGGGAAGAAATTTCTGAACAAATCCGTGCCCTTGGCGAACTGAAGCAAATGGCTGCTTCGTACGGTTTCGACATTTCCAAACCGGCAAACAATGCCCAGGAAGCTTTCCAATGGCTGTACTTTGCTTACCTGGCAGCTATTAAAGAGCAGAACGGGGCAGCCATGAGTCTTGGCCGTGTATCTTCTTTCCTGGACATCTATGTGGAGCGTGACCTGAAAGAAGGCTTACTGACGGAAGAGCAGGCCCAAGAGCTGGTGGATCATTTCGTTATGAAACTCCGTATCGTGAAATTCCTGCGTACACCGGATTATAATGAATTGTTCAGCGGTGATCCTACCTGGGTAACGGAATCCATCGGTGGTATGTCTTTGAGCGGAGAGACCCGCGTAACCCGCAACTCTTTCCGGTTCTTGCATACCCTGTACAACCTTGGTCCGGCACCGGAGCCAAACTTGACTGTCCTTTGGTCCACTAAGCTTCCAGAAGCTTTCAAGAAATATTGTACGAAAGTATCTATTGAAACAAGCTCCATCCAATACGAAAACGATGATCTGATGCGTCCGCATTATGGTGATGATTATGGTATTGCCTGCTGCGTATCCGCCATGCGCATTGGTAAGCAAATGCAGTTCTTCGGAGCAAGAGCCAATTTGGCGAAATGCTTGCTGTACGCGATTAATGGAGGTAAGGATGAGAAATCCGGCGTGCAAGTGGCGCCTCAATTCATACCAATTACTTCAGAAGTACTGGATTACGAAGAAGTGATCGGGAAGTATCATCAAATGATGGAATGGCTGGCTAAGCTCTATGTGAATACATTGAATATTATTCACTACATGCACGATAAATACTGCTATGAGCGAATTGAGATGGCCCTGCATGACCGCGAAATTCTGCGTACTATGGCCTGCGGGGTGGCAGGATTGTCCGTAGTGGCTGATTCTCTCAGTGCGATCAAATATGCTAAAGTCCGCCCGATCCGCAACGAGCAGGGAATCGCGGTTGATTTTGAGATAGAAGGCGAATTCCCGATGTACGGCAATAATGATGACCGTGTAGACAGCATTGCGGTTGAAATCGTCGAAACTTTCATGAACATGATCCGCAAACATCATACGTACCGCAACTCGCTGCCAACACAATCGATTTTGACTATTACTTCGAACGTAGTGTACGGCAAGAAAACGGGGACTACTCCAGATGGACGTAAAGCAGGAGAACCGTTTGCACCCGGGGCTAACCCGATGCATGGACGCGACAAGAAAGGGGCACTGGCTTCTCTCAGCTCAGTAGCTAAACTTCCTTACGACTACAGTCTGGACGGTATCTCCAATACGTTCTCCATTGTACCAAAAGCACTGGGTAAAGAATTGAATGACCGCAGATCCAATCTGGTATCGATGATGGACGGATATTTTGGCAGCGGTGCTCACCATTTGAACGTGAACGTCTTTGACCGTGAACAGCTGATTGATGCTATGGAACATCCGGAAAACTACCCTCAGTTAACCATTCGCGTATCCGGATATGCCGTCAACTTCATCAAACTGACCAAAGAACAGCAACTTGATGTCATTAACCGTACTTTCCATGGTTCGATGTAA
- a CDS encoding hemerythrin domain-containing protein produces MNQALCGNPELQVMDPYVHLSESLEEMKQEHHELLLKLQELHAVARSIGYDEQVPDWSVKLEGLKDLVEQFRFRFMRHNKKEEATLYPVVDLYTGDKMGQPPLCGRNIEWRWTIFSILLI; encoded by the coding sequence ATGAACCAAGCTTTGTGCGGGAACCCTGAATTGCAGGTCATGGATCCTTACGTTCATCTTTCTGAATCTTTAGAGGAAATGAAGCAGGAACATCATGAACTCTTGCTTAAGCTTCAGGAACTGCATGCTGTGGCAAGAAGCATCGGGTATGATGAACAGGTGCCGGATTGGTCCGTAAAACTGGAAGGTCTGAAAGATTTGGTGGAACAATTCCGTTTCCGATTTATGCGTCATAACAAAAAGGAAGAGGCCACTTTATACCCGGTTGTTGATTTGTACACGGGAGATAAAATGGGCCAACCTCCGTTATGCGGCAGGAATATAGAATGGCGATGGACAATTTTCAGCATTTTATTGATATAG
- the mobA gene encoding molybdenum cofactor guanylyltransferase, translating into MLSGVILAGGPSRRMQSVEKGLLPINQENLVQRQIRLMKEVCSEIILVTNSPRKYLPVLGSSVRIITDYISGNGPLCGMHAAFSLCKNDLLWVVGCDMPFISPKAVQVMLEKHRTNLWDAIIPFIHNKYHMLHGIYRKQVLRSISSCIEQEEYDCEQLLRLLHIRSIDESSFLAEGVDNSFVESINTKEDYIRITDMLQSVPH; encoded by the coding sequence ATGCTGAGTGGTGTTATCTTGGCCGGAGGGCCAAGCCGCAGGATGCAGAGTGTCGAGAAGGGATTACTGCCCATTAATCAGGAAAATCTGGTTCAGCGGCAAATTCGTTTGATGAAAGAGGTTTGTTCCGAAATTATTCTGGTTACGAATTCACCGCGCAAATATTTGCCTGTCTTGGGCAGTTCTGTCCGTATTATTACCGATTACATATCGGGTAATGGTCCTCTTTGCGGTATGCATGCAGCTTTCTCTTTATGCAAAAATGACCTCTTGTGGGTTGTCGGCTGTGATATGCCTTTCATCTCTCCAAAAGCTGTTCAGGTAATGCTGGAGAAGCATAGGACCAATCTATGGGATGCCATTATTCCTTTTATCCATAATAAGTATCATATGCTTCATGGTATATATCGCAAGCAGGTACTTAGAAGTATCTCTTCCTGCATAGAACAGGAGGAGTACGATTGTGAACAGCTTCTCCGATTGCTTCATATTAGAAGTATCGATGAGAGCTCCTTTCTTGCTGAAGGAGTAGATAACAGTTTTGTCGAGTCCATAAATACAAAGGAAGATTATATCCGCATCACCGACATGCTGCAAAGTGTACCCCATTGA
- a CDS encoding nitrite reductase (NAD(P)H) small subunit, whose amino-acid sequence MTTHTSYSFVEAGTLQDYMPRLEKIVHIGQKEIAVFRLSDDRVFALNNQSPHKKGGLFVKE is encoded by the coding sequence ATGACGACGCATACTTCCTATTCTTTTGTAGAAGCAGGAACTTTGCAAGACTATATGCCCCGTCTGGAAAAAATCGTTCATATTGGACAAAAGGAGATTGCCGTATTCCGTTTAAGTGATGATCGGGTGTTTGCCCTGAATAATCAAAGCCCTCATAAAAAAGGGGGCCTCTTTGTGAAGGAATGA
- a CDS encoding AAA family ATPase, whose product MRPITLTLSGLQSYREKQEVDFTRLCDAGVFGIFGPTGSGKSTLLDAITLALYGKVERASSGTQGIMNQAENSLAVSFIFELSHAGGSTRYRVERQFKRGSGVSATGVVSRLILEDPHNPENSTVLADKATEVTQQVQDILGLSMQDFTRAVVLPQGKFAEFLSLTGKDRRQMLQRLFHLELYGDQLTVKISLRMKEAEQRLKELSAEQQGLGDASEEALKKAEKELVLAQCEGGRLKRELGQGEQEYEEQKQVWQWVKDRERVLEERDKLAENEDKIREKEVKVRLAGEADRLLPYLTRQEKSARLVTDQRTQLQASCERLEYSTAREKAARRFMEQCQAELQEREYPLLKKLEKLQEALQLEKELDELKKQMDTLKAQEALARDEASKTASELQTGIGRRQKGLEKQAALKEELRQTEVPFEESRRIQSAYSESIHVKEEERLVLEQEEEARKHRKFADQAEQTWKMAEEKFQAIGQDLLKALPEVARQLHGSSLSVKKSGHLLEQAGNLLESYKQKLKQEERQSLAAVLAEELREGCACPVCGSMSHPSPAHYESTLNGIKEWEAKIVKVEELRESLRGLNQAFGQQEAFWSGLSRQWLELLPETAASYWQETATAIEGNLVGEMLKDSLEPDGQIEQIGLITSSLQEELLQMVHSRQEKEQQTALFKKDLSLFQQQAGEISSRYKLAVERAESEESRLRERKERLNQLVILWNESYPGLSMGEIAEQMKLLSDKEEKAAELRSRLDKSVPFLEQLERDIEEWRSRAAELDKTVLQLQTRLEGQQQLAEAKAVELRSRVGEADAPSLIRQAEEQLSTLREQEQQAKQSQEAALEGLQQAAREHSAAERGLAAAEQQLKEAQQAFAEVLAELGFAEEKSVKAAVLAKEQQLEWQELIERYREHERELRLQLRELDGKLLGRTMSSEQWAAAERQMREIRERYEVALTDLAKAEYTVQDLRTRHEQWVKLEQHRADTAVKYKRLSKLQSVCKGNAFVEFLAEEQLVQVSRAASDRLGQLTRQRYAIEVDSGGGFIMRDDGAGGVRRPVSTLSGGETFLTSLALALALSAQIQLKGQYPLEFFFLDEGFGTLDPELLDMVVTALEKLHTDKLSVGVISHVPELRARLARKLVIHPAEPLGRGSRIELEVL is encoded by the coding sequence ATGCGTCCCATTACATTAACTTTATCGGGGCTGCAAAGTTACCGGGAAAAGCAGGAAGTGGACTTTACACGGCTTTGCGATGCGGGGGTGTTCGGGATTTTCGGTCCAACAGGCAGCGGAAAATCGACCCTTCTCGATGCGATAACACTTGCTCTGTACGGAAAAGTGGAGCGGGCATCTTCCGGTACTCAAGGCATCATGAATCAGGCGGAAAATTCCCTTGCAGTTTCCTTCATTTTTGAACTGTCTCATGCAGGAGGTTCGACAAGATACCGGGTAGAACGGCAATTCAAGCGGGGGTCGGGGGTTTCGGCGACCGGGGTAGTCAGCCGCCTTATTCTGGAAGATCCCCATAATCCAGAGAACAGCACTGTTCTGGCGGACAAAGCAACAGAAGTTACCCAGCAGGTACAGGATATTCTGGGGCTTTCCATGCAGGACTTTACCAGAGCCGTGGTATTGCCGCAGGGAAAGTTTGCAGAATTTCTGTCACTGACCGGCAAAGACCGGAGACAAATGCTGCAGCGGCTGTTCCACTTGGAACTGTACGGGGATCAGCTTACCGTAAAAATCAGTCTAAGAATGAAAGAAGCCGAACAACGGCTGAAAGAGTTATCGGCAGAACAGCAGGGGTTAGGAGATGCTTCAGAGGAAGCGCTGAAGAAAGCCGAAAAAGAACTGGTCCTCGCCCAATGTGAGGGCGGCAGGCTGAAGAGGGAACTTGGACAGGGTGAACAGGAGTACGAGGAACAAAAGCAGGTATGGCAGTGGGTGAAGGATAGGGAACGGGTTTTGGAAGAGCGGGATAAATTGGCGGAAAATGAAGATAAAATCCGGGAGAAAGAAGTAAAGGTCCGTCTCGCAGGAGAAGCGGATAGGCTTCTCCCCTATTTGACACGCCAGGAAAAATCAGCCCGACTGGTAACGGATCAGCGCACGCAGCTTCAGGCATCATGCGAACGATTGGAATATTCGACAGCACGGGAGAAGGCAGCCAGACGTTTCATGGAACAGTGCCAGGCCGAACTGCAAGAACGGGAATACCCTCTTCTGAAGAAGCTGGAGAAACTGCAGGAAGCCCTTCAATTAGAGAAGGAACTGGATGAATTAAAGAAACAAATGGATACTCTTAAAGCGCAGGAGGCCTTGGCCAGGGATGAAGCTTCTAAAACCGCCTCTGAACTGCAAACCGGAATAGGCCGGAGGCAGAAGGGACTGGAGAAGCAGGCCGCACTTAAAGAAGAACTCAGACAGACCGAAGTACCCTTTGAAGAAAGCAGGCGTATTCAGTCGGCTTACAGCGAAAGTATCCATGTAAAAGAGGAGGAACGCCTGGTCCTTGAGCAGGAAGAAGAGGCACGGAAGCATCGAAAGTTTGCCGACCAGGCTGAACAGACATGGAAAATGGCCGAGGAAAAATTTCAAGCAATTGGCCAGGACCTGCTGAAAGCTTTGCCCGAAGTAGCAAGGCAACTGCACGGAAGTTCCCTTTCCGTCAAGAAGTCGGGGCATCTGCTGGAACAGGCCGGCAACCTGCTCGAATCTTATAAACAGAAACTGAAACAAGAGGAGCGGCAGTCTTTGGCAGCTGTTCTCGCAGAGGAACTACGTGAAGGTTGTGCTTGTCCGGTTTGCGGATCAATGTCCCATCCGTCCCCTGCCCATTATGAATCCACTTTGAACGGGATCAAGGAATGGGAAGCAAAGATAGTCAAAGTGGAGGAACTACGTGAAAGTTTACGCGGGCTGAACCAGGCGTTCGGGCAACAGGAAGCATTCTGGTCCGGGCTGTCCCGGCAATGGCTGGAACTGCTTCCGGAAACGGCGGCCTCTTATTGGCAGGAAACGGCAACGGCAATAGAGGGGAATCTTGTAGGGGAGATGCTGAAAGACAGTCTTGAACCGGATGGGCAAATAGAACAAATCGGCCTGATTACTTCATCGCTTCAAGAGGAGCTTCTGCAAATGGTCCATTCCCGGCAGGAAAAGGAACAGCAGACTGCTTTATTCAAAAAGGATCTATCCCTATTTCAGCAGCAAGCCGGGGAGATATCATCCAGATATAAACTGGCTGTTGAACGGGCCGAGAGTGAAGAATCCAGGCTTAGAGAACGGAAGGAGCGGCTGAATCAACTCGTCATCTTATGGAACGAAAGCTATCCCGGCCTTTCAATGGGCGAGATCGCTGAACAGATGAAATTGCTCTCGGACAAAGAAGAGAAGGCGGCTGAACTTAGGAGCCGGCTGGATAAGAGTGTTCCGTTCCTGGAGCAGTTGGAGCGGGATATTGAAGAATGGCGATCCCGTGCGGCTGAACTTGACAAAACAGTGCTCCAGCTGCAAACACGTCTGGAAGGCCAGCAGCAGCTCGCTGAGGCCAAGGCGGTCGAGCTTCGTTCCCGCGTTGGCGAAGCGGATGCGCCATCGCTTATCCGGCAAGCTGAGGAGCAGTTGAGCACTTTGCGTGAGCAAGAGCAGCAGGCAAAGCAATCTCAGGAAGCTGCGCTTGAAGGGCTACAGCAGGCTGCCCGCGAGCACAGTGCGGCCGAACGGGGGCTTGCCGCGGCTGAACAGCAGCTCAAGGAAGCGCAGCAAGCCTTCGCGGAGGTATTGGCCGAGTTGGGGTTCGCAGAAGAGAAGTCTGTGAAAGCTGCGGTTCTAGCCAAGGAGCAGCAGCTTGAATGGCAGGAACTGATAGAGAGGTACCGTGAACATGAGCGTGAACTTCGGCTCCAGTTGCGCGAGTTGGACGGGAAGCTTCTGGGACGAACGATGAGTTCGGAGCAATGGGCGGCGGCCGAGCGGCAGATGCGTGAAATCAGGGAACGGTATGAGGTTGCGTTAACCGATCTAGCCAAAGCTGAGTACACCGTTCAGGATCTGCGCACGAGGCATGAACAATGGGTAAAGCTGGAGCAGCATCGGGCGGATACCGCGGTTAAGTACAAACGACTCAGCAAGCTGCAATCGGTATGTAAAGGTAATGCTTTCGTCGAATTTTTGGCAGAGGAGCAGCTTGTGCAGGTAAGCAGGGCGGCTTCCGACCGGCTGGGTCAACTGACGCGGCAGCGCTATGCGATTGAAGTTGATTCAGGAGGGGGATTTATTATGAGGGATGATGGGGCTGGCGGAGTACGGCGTCCTGTCAGCACCCTCTCAGGAGGCGAAACGTTCCTGACTTCACTCGCTTTAGCCCTGGCTTTATCAGCGCAAATTCAGCTCAAAGGGCAATATCCGCTCGAGTTCTTTTTCCTGGATGAAGGGTTCGGTACGCTGGACCCGGAACTCCTTGATATGGTGGTTACGGCTTTGGAAAAACTGCATACGGACAAGTTGTCTGTAGGAGTGATCAGCCACGTGCCTGAACTAAGAGCCAGACTTGCGAGAAAGCTCGTAATTCATCCTGCCGAACCCTTGGGAAGGGGCAGTCGGATCGAACTGGAAGTCCTGTAA
- a CDS encoding Crp/Fnr family transcriptional regulator, translating into MEERQTCTCEYIPRNTNCFTESNLSKIQEIMYEQKIQPGAYLFWEGDVADKLYYIKSGRVKVTKSTDEGKELLLYMFQDGDMLGQIDPYEQSRHAFTAEAIEECVVGVVQQQDLEVLIWQHGELAIEFMKWMGLMHRLTQTKFRDMMMYGKPGALCSTLIRLSNSFGKKEGDAIKITKKLTHSELSDMIGATRESVNRMFGDLKKKDALEMKGGYILIKDIEQLKQICHCENCPLDVCRI; encoded by the coding sequence ATGGAAGAGAGACAAACCTGTACATGCGAGTATATACCTAGAAATACTAACTGTTTCACGGAATCAAACTTATCCAAAATCCAAGAGATTATGTATGAACAGAAAATTCAGCCTGGTGCCTACCTCTTCTGGGAAGGGGATGTCGCCGATAAGCTTTACTATATAAAAAGCGGCCGTGTGAAAGTCACCAAGTCCACTGATGAAGGAAAAGAACTTCTCCTGTACATGTTCCAGGACGGCGATATGCTGGGGCAGATCGATCCATACGAACAGTCCCGCCATGCTTTCACAGCAGAAGCCATAGAAGAATGTGTCGTAGGAGTTGTCCAGCAGCAGGATCTTGAAGTGCTGATTTGGCAGCATGGGGAACTTGCGATTGAATTTATGAAATGGATGGGTCTTATGCATCGGCTAACCCAGACCAAATTCCGCGATATGATGATGTACGGGAAACCGGGTGCTCTCTGTTCCACACTGATCCGCCTTTCAAATTCGTTCGGCAAAAAAGAGGGGGATGCGATCAAAATCACGAAAAAGCTTACCCATTCTGAATTGTCCGATATGATTGGGGCTACCCGGGAAAGTGTAAACCGCATGTTCGGTGATCTGAAAAAGAAAGACGCTCTTGAAATGAAGGGAGGCTACATTCTCATTAAGGACATCGAACAGCTTAAGCAAATTTGTCATTGTGAAAATTGTCCCTTGGACGTTTGCCGGATTTGA
- the pflA gene encoding pyruvate formate-lyase-activating protein yields MKGRIHSIETFGTVDGPGIRFVLFLQGCALQCQFCHNADTWDTGGGKVMEVEEILAEIESYLPYYRSSNGGITVTGGEPTLQAHFVAELFKACKSRFQLHTTLDSSGFCEIDNVQDLMDVTDLVLLDLKIIDREKHIRLTSQPNDRILKTAKWLSDHDKKMWIRHVLIPGVTDAEEDLRKLGEFMGTLKGIEKFEILPYHQMGVYKWEMLGREYPLKGVESPTEEEVQRAYAIVNEARESVTGTLQV; encoded by the coding sequence ATGAAAGGTAGAATTCATTCAATTGAAACGTTCGGTACCGTTGACGGGCCGGGTATCCGATTTGTGCTTTTTTTACAGGGTTGTGCACTGCAGTGCCAATTTTGTCACAATGCCGATACTTGGGATACCGGGGGCGGCAAGGTAATGGAGGTTGAGGAAATTCTAGCAGAGATTGAATCTTACTTGCCTTATTACAGAAGCTCGAATGGCGGAATTACCGTAACAGGAGGGGAACCAACTCTTCAGGCTCATTTTGTGGCTGAATTATTCAAAGCCTGTAAATCCCGTTTTCAACTTCATACTACCCTGGACTCTTCCGGTTTTTGTGAAATTGACAATGTGCAGGATCTGATGGATGTTACTGATCTGGTTCTGCTTGATTTAAAAATCATAGATCGAGAGAAACATATCCGGTTGACAAGCCAGCCGAATGACCGTATTTTAAAAACGGCGAAATGGCTTTCGGATCATGATAAAAAAATGTGGATCCGTCATGTACTGATCCCCGGTGTTACGGATGCAGAAGAAGATCTGCGCAAGCTGGGCGAATTCATGGGCACATTAAAGGGAATTGAGAAGTTTGAAATTCTGCCCTATCACCAAATGGGAGTATACAAGTGGGAAATGCTTGGACGCGAATATCCGCTAAAAGGAGTCGAGTCCCCTACAGAGGAAGAAGTTCAAAGGGCCTATGCCATCGTTAATGAAGCCCGTGAATCCGTGACCGGAACGCTTCAAGTTTAA